In Rosa chinensis cultivar Old Blush chromosome 1, RchiOBHm-V2, whole genome shotgun sequence, a genomic segment contains:
- the LOC112182534 gene encoding uncharacterized protein LOC112182534 isoform X4, whose translation MALWQSSILVDVLAVLPIPQVVILNFFRGSRSLEAMKFMNFLVLVQYVPRVLRIYLACKEFKNSPKGKFGLWIKGGLNFFMYTLASHIFGAFWYFFSIQRMLTCWRYACRSEDGCKPSTFDCHDHRSNRYIRLLNDKCPTNPSDSTLFDFGIFLDALQSSIVGSKNYSQKLSKCFWWGLRNLSSLGSNLQPSINTWETLFATFTSITGLLLFLYLIGNLQMYMQVESASKEQLRWKTELENMMRTERKMRIERSKGLEVEQWLAKNGLPMRLMPEIMEKVVQVDLEQNRDVDVENILSILPLQLQRDILVYKEKLEEEGRKIELWLSENRLPMRLKSEIMEKVVQQKRDENRDVHVDNFLSILPEERRSYIESYKRKLQEKDLEVGSWLSKNGIPVDTKSQIMEKVQVELEENRDVEVKNILSILPSDLQRRLEWYMPLSRLKRVTLLERMDERVLKAICENLQPIEFPAKLVIMQEDQPIEDLFFIVVGSVRRHSRNRPMFQEYETELCGEELLVWPLTTSFPAVLPRATKTVMVGEGFSALLLTASDIKSVGSKFRPQWDLITSYWLTMLKKVPKLQYMDEEVLKEFLPHLNKQDQFAARSSYGIQENVPLKSMYFITEGSLKFTKSDNGDEEFFRSAGEFYGEELLDWVLDTSFPAITPISTHSALCSDHNEATVLAITAEDLKSVASKFSSHFSTLQTDSQFDLSTFVNLTRLKKVPKLQTMDEEVLKAISEHLITKVFNYLKIIEEGKPLHMMLFIVKGNAYLEKKHSTDTVMLKPGQFYGEELLDWPSWTSFPTMPLSMFTVKVHHGEAVEFLVLMANDLEKVVSKFRSHFS comes from the exons ATGGCTCTATGGCAGTCATCCATCCTAGTTGACGTTTTAGCTGTTCTCCCTATTCCACAA GTAGTAATTCTCAATTTCTTTAGGGGCTCGAGATCTTTGGAAGCAATGAAGTTTATGAACTTTCTAGTTCTCGTCCAATACGTTCCACGAGTTCTGCGCATCTATCTCGCATGTAAGGAGTTCAAAAATTCTCCAAAAGGAAAGTTTGGATTATGGATAAAAGGTGGACTCAATTTCTTTATGTACACTCTTGCTAGTCAT atATTTGGAGCCTTTTGGTACTTTTTCTCTATTCAACGAATGTTGACATGCTGGCGATATGCTTGTCGAAGTGAAGATGGATGTAAACCTAGTACTTTTGACTGTCATGATCATCGTAGCAACAGATATATCAGATTGCTAAATGATAAATGTCCTACAAATCCATCGGATTCAACGCTCTTTGATTTTGGCATATTTCTCGATGCTCTTCAATCAAGTATAGTTGGATCAAAAAATTATTCACAAAAGTTGTCGAAATGTTTTTGGTGGGGTCTACGAAATCTGAG TTCTCTCGGTTCAAACCTCCAACCTAGTATCAATACATGGGAGACCCTCTTCGCGACATTTACTTCTATTACTGGCTTGCTACTGTTTTTATACCTAATTGGAAATCTACAG ATGTATATGCAGGTGGAATCAGCAAGTAAAGAGCAACTACGATGGAAGACAGAACTTGAAAATATGATGAGAACTGAAAGAAAGATGAGAATTGAACGGAGCAAGGGTCTGGAGGTAGAACAATGGCTAGCCAAAAATGGTCTCCCTATGCGTTTAATGCCCGAGATCATGGAAAAGGTAGTACAAGTGGATTTAGAACAAAACAGGGATGTTGATGTGGAGAATATCCTTTCGATTCTTCCCTTGCAACTTCAAAGGGATATTTTAGTTTATAAGGAGAAGTTGGAAGAGGAAGGTCGAAAGATAGAGTTGTGGTTATCTGAAAATCGCCTCCCAATGCGTTTAAAGTCGGAGATCATGGAAAAGGTGGTGCAACAAAAACGTGACGAAAATAGGGATGTTCATGTGGATAATTTCCTATCTATTCTACCAGAGGAACGTCGGAGCTATATCGAAAGTTACAAACGGAAATTGCAAGAGAAAGACTTAGAAGTTGGCTCGTGGTTATCTAAAAATGGCATCCCCGTGGATACAAAGTCACAGATCATGGAGAAGGTTCAAGTAGAACTTGAAGAAAACAGGGATGTGGAAGTGAAGAATATCCTCTCCATTCTTCCTTCAGATCTCCAAAGACGTCTTGAATGGTATATGCCTTTGAGTAGGCTGAAGCGG GTGACATTGCTTGAAAGAATGGATGAAAGAGTGTTGAAAGCGATTTGTGAGAATCTTCAGCCTATAGAGTTTCCAGCCAAACTCGTCATTATGCAAGAGGATCAACCAATTGAAGATCTGTTCTTCATTGTAGTCGGATCTGTACGACGGCATTCGAGAAATAGGCCGATGTTCCAGGAATACGAAACTGAATTATGCGGAGAAGAACTTCTGGTTTGGCCATTAACAACCTCCTTTCCTGCCGTATTACCCAGAGCAACCAAGACCGTTATGGTGGGTGAAGGTTTTAGTGCCCTTCTCCTTACGGCCAGTGATATAAAGAGTGTCGGCTCTAAATTCAGACCACAGTGGGATCTCATTACTTCTTACTGGTTGACTATGCTAAAGAAA GTGCCAAAGCTTCAATATATGGATGAAGAAGTTTTGAAAGAATTCTTACCGCATCTTAACAAGCAGGATCAATTTGCAGCTAGATCCTCCTATGGTATTCAGGAGAATGTACCACTTAAATCCATGTACTTCATCACAGAGGGATCTCTAAAATTTACAAAAAGTGATAACGGTGATGAGGAGTTTTTTCGTTCTGCAGGGGAATTCTATGGAGAAGAACTCCTAGATTGGGTATTAGATACGTCCTTTCCTGCCATAACCCCCATTTCCACCCATTCTGCTCTTTGTAGCGATCACAATGAAGCTACTGTGTTGGCTATCACCGCCGAGGACTTAAAGAGTGTAGCTTCTAAATTCAGCTCGCACTTCAGCACCCTTCAAACGGATTCTCAATTTGATCTTTCAACTTTTGTCAACTTGACTAGGCTAAAGAAA gTGCCAAAACTTCAAACTATGGACGAAGAAGTTTTGAAAGCAATCTCTGAGCATCTTATAACCAAGGTGTTTAATTATCTGAAGATCATTGAAGAGGGAAAACCACTTCATATGATGTTATTCATTGTGAAGGGAAATGCATACCTAGAGAAGAAACATAGCACAGATACAGTGATGCTAAAGCCTGGACAATTCTATGGAGAAGAACTGCTAGATTGGCCATCATGGACCTCCTTTCCTACCATGCCCTTATCAATGTTCACTGTCAAAGTACACCATGGAGAAGCTGTTGAATTCCTTGTTCTCATGGCCAACGATCTGGAGAAAGTAGTGTCTAAATTCAGGTCGCATTTCAGCTAG
- the LOC112182534 gene encoding cyclic nucleotide-gated ion channel 1 isoform X1: protein MDNPEITLQEIVQSSVSNSEPTKGKFVVKDGHETSKRWSGLGTSKIAVGKMVLKEILDPEGPILEKWNLIFVLSCLFAVLLDPLFLYTPLINQDMKCIGLDKKLKIAAVVFRSITDFVYIVKIIFHVYKLEKVTVMALWQSSILVDVLAVLPIPQVVILNFFRGSRSLEAMKFMNFLVLVQYVPRVLRIYLACKEFKNSPKGKFGLWIKGGLNFFMYTLASHIFGAFWYFFSIQRMLTCWRYACRSEDGCKPSTFDCHDHRSNRYIRLLNDKCPTNPSDSTLFDFGIFLDALQSSIVGSKNYSQKLSKCFWWGLRNLSSLGSNLQPSINTWETLFATFTSITGLLLFLYLIGNLQMYMQVESASKEQLRWKTELENMMRTERKMRIERSKGLEVEQWLAKNGLPMRLMPEIMEKVVQVDLEQNRDVDVENILSILPLQLQRDILVYKEKLEEEGRKIELWLSENRLPMRLKSEIMEKVVQQKRDENRDVHVDNFLSILPEERRSYIESYKRKLQEKDLEVGSWLSKNGIPVDTKSQIMEKVQVELEENRDVEVKNILSILPSDLQRRLEWYMPLSRLKRVTLLERMDERVLKAICENLQPIEFPAKLVIMQEDQPIEDLFFIVVGSVRRHSRNRPMFQEYETELCGEELLVWPLTTSFPAVLPRATKTVMVGEGFSALLLTASDIKSVGSKFRPQWDLITSYWLTMLKKVPKLQYMDEEVLKEFLPHLNKQDQFAARSSYGIQENVPLKSMYFITEGSLKFTKSDNGDEEFFRSAGEFYGEELLDWVLDTSFPAITPISTHSALCSDHNEATVLAITAEDLKSVASKFSSHFSTLQTDSQFDLSTFVNLTRLKKVPKLQTMDEEVLKAISEHLITKVFNYLKIIEEGKPLHMMLFIVKGNAYLEKKHSTDTVMLKPGQFYGEELLDWPSWTSFPTMPLSMFTVKVHHGEAVEFLVLMANDLEKVVSKFRSHFS, encoded by the exons TTCAGTGTCAAATTCAGAACCAACTAAAGGAAAATTTGTCGTGAAAGATGGGCACGAGACAAGTAAAAGATGGTCAGGACTAGGGACTTCAAAGATTGCAGTAGGAAAAATGGTACTCAAGGAAATTCTTGATCCTGAGGGACCAATCCTTGAAAAGTGGAATCTGATATTTGTATTATCATGTCTCTTTGCTGTGTTACTGGATCCTTTGTTCCTCTACACTCCTCTAATCAACCAAGACATGAAGTGCATTGGActagacaaaaagttgaagataGCAGCTGTGGTTTTTCGATCGATCACAGATTTCGTTTATATAGTGAAAATCATTTTTCATGTTTATAAACTAGAAAAAG TAACAGTTATGGCTCTATGGCAGTCATCCATCCTAGTTGACGTTTTAGCTGTTCTCCCTATTCCACAA GTAGTAATTCTCAATTTCTTTAGGGGCTCGAGATCTTTGGAAGCAATGAAGTTTATGAACTTTCTAGTTCTCGTCCAATACGTTCCACGAGTTCTGCGCATCTATCTCGCATGTAAGGAGTTCAAAAATTCTCCAAAAGGAAAGTTTGGATTATGGATAAAAGGTGGACTCAATTTCTTTATGTACACTCTTGCTAGTCAT atATTTGGAGCCTTTTGGTACTTTTTCTCTATTCAACGAATGTTGACATGCTGGCGATATGCTTGTCGAAGTGAAGATGGATGTAAACCTAGTACTTTTGACTGTCATGATCATCGTAGCAACAGATATATCAGATTGCTAAATGATAAATGTCCTACAAATCCATCGGATTCAACGCTCTTTGATTTTGGCATATTTCTCGATGCTCTTCAATCAAGTATAGTTGGATCAAAAAATTATTCACAAAAGTTGTCGAAATGTTTTTGGTGGGGTCTACGAAATCTGAG TTCTCTCGGTTCAAACCTCCAACCTAGTATCAATACATGGGAGACCCTCTTCGCGACATTTACTTCTATTACTGGCTTGCTACTGTTTTTATACCTAATTGGAAATCTACAG ATGTATATGCAGGTGGAATCAGCAAGTAAAGAGCAACTACGATGGAAGACAGAACTTGAAAATATGATGAGAACTGAAAGAAAGATGAGAATTGAACGGAGCAAGGGTCTGGAGGTAGAACAATGGCTAGCCAAAAATGGTCTCCCTATGCGTTTAATGCCCGAGATCATGGAAAAGGTAGTACAAGTGGATTTAGAACAAAACAGGGATGTTGATGTGGAGAATATCCTTTCGATTCTTCCCTTGCAACTTCAAAGGGATATTTTAGTTTATAAGGAGAAGTTGGAAGAGGAAGGTCGAAAGATAGAGTTGTGGTTATCTGAAAATCGCCTCCCAATGCGTTTAAAGTCGGAGATCATGGAAAAGGTGGTGCAACAAAAACGTGACGAAAATAGGGATGTTCATGTGGATAATTTCCTATCTATTCTACCAGAGGAACGTCGGAGCTATATCGAAAGTTACAAACGGAAATTGCAAGAGAAAGACTTAGAAGTTGGCTCGTGGTTATCTAAAAATGGCATCCCCGTGGATACAAAGTCACAGATCATGGAGAAGGTTCAAGTAGAACTTGAAGAAAACAGGGATGTGGAAGTGAAGAATATCCTCTCCATTCTTCCTTCAGATCTCCAAAGACGTCTTGAATGGTATATGCCTTTGAGTAGGCTGAAGCGG GTGACATTGCTTGAAAGAATGGATGAAAGAGTGTTGAAAGCGATTTGTGAGAATCTTCAGCCTATAGAGTTTCCAGCCAAACTCGTCATTATGCAAGAGGATCAACCAATTGAAGATCTGTTCTTCATTGTAGTCGGATCTGTACGACGGCATTCGAGAAATAGGCCGATGTTCCAGGAATACGAAACTGAATTATGCGGAGAAGAACTTCTGGTTTGGCCATTAACAACCTCCTTTCCTGCCGTATTACCCAGAGCAACCAAGACCGTTATGGTGGGTGAAGGTTTTAGTGCCCTTCTCCTTACGGCCAGTGATATAAAGAGTGTCGGCTCTAAATTCAGACCACAGTGGGATCTCATTACTTCTTACTGGTTGACTATGCTAAAGAAA GTGCCAAAGCTTCAATATATGGATGAAGAAGTTTTGAAAGAATTCTTACCGCATCTTAACAAGCAGGATCAATTTGCAGCTAGATCCTCCTATGGTATTCAGGAGAATGTACCACTTAAATCCATGTACTTCATCACAGAGGGATCTCTAAAATTTACAAAAAGTGATAACGGTGATGAGGAGTTTTTTCGTTCTGCAGGGGAATTCTATGGAGAAGAACTCCTAGATTGGGTATTAGATACGTCCTTTCCTGCCATAACCCCCATTTCCACCCATTCTGCTCTTTGTAGCGATCACAATGAAGCTACTGTGTTGGCTATCACCGCCGAGGACTTAAAGAGTGTAGCTTCTAAATTCAGCTCGCACTTCAGCACCCTTCAAACGGATTCTCAATTTGATCTTTCAACTTTTGTCAACTTGACTAGGCTAAAGAAA gTGCCAAAACTTCAAACTATGGACGAAGAAGTTTTGAAAGCAATCTCTGAGCATCTTATAACCAAGGTGTTTAATTATCTGAAGATCATTGAAGAGGGAAAACCACTTCATATGATGTTATTCATTGTGAAGGGAAATGCATACCTAGAGAAGAAACATAGCACAGATACAGTGATGCTAAAGCCTGGACAATTCTATGGAGAAGAACTGCTAGATTGGCCATCATGGACCTCCTTTCCTACCATGCCCTTATCAATGTTCACTGTCAAAGTACACCATGGAGAAGCTGTTGAATTCCTTGTTCTCATGGCCAACGATCTGGAGAAAGTAGTGTCTAAATTCAGGTCGCATTTCAGCTAG
- the LOC112182534 gene encoding cyclic nucleotide-gated ion channel 1 isoform X3, whose protein sequence is MVLKEILDPEGPILEKWNLIFVLSCLFAVLLDPLFLYTPLINQDMKCIGLDKKLKIAAVVFRSITDFVYIVKIIFHVYKLEKVTVMALWQSSILVDVLAVLPIPQVVILNFFRGSRSLEAMKFMNFLVLVQYVPRVLRIYLACKEFKNSPKGKFGLWIKGGLNFFMYTLASHIFGAFWYFFSIQRMLTCWRYACRSEDGCKPSTFDCHDHRSNRYIRLLNDKCPTNPSDSTLFDFGIFLDALQSSIVGSKNYSQKLSKCFWWGLRNLSSLGSNLQPSINTWETLFATFTSITGLLLFLYLIGNLQMYMQVESASKEQLRWKTELENMMRTERKMRIERSKGLEVEQWLAKNGLPMRLMPEIMEKVVQVDLEQNRDVDVENILSILPLQLQRDILVYKEKLEEEGRKIELWLSENRLPMRLKSEIMEKVVQQKRDENRDVHVDNFLSILPEERRSYIESYKRKLQEKDLEVGSWLSKNGIPVDTKSQIMEKVQVELEENRDVEVKNILSILPSDLQRRLEWYMPLSRLKRVTLLERMDERVLKAICENLQPIEFPAKLVIMQEDQPIEDLFFIVVGSVRRHSRNRPMFQEYETELCGEELLVWPLTTSFPAVLPRATKTVMVGEGFSALLLTASDIKSVGSKFRPQWDLITSYWLTMLKKVPKLQYMDEEVLKEFLPHLNKQDQFAARSSYGIQENVPLKSMYFITEGSLKFTKSDNGDEEFFRSAGEFYGEELLDWVLDTSFPAITPISTHSALCSDHNEATVLAITAEDLKSVASKFSSHFSTLQTDSQFDLSTFVNLTRLKKVPKLQTMDEEVLKAISEHLITKVFNYLKIIEEGKPLHMMLFIVKGNAYLEKKHSTDTVMLKPGQFYGEELLDWPSWTSFPTMPLSMFTVKVHHGEAVEFLVLMANDLEKVVSKFRSHFS, encoded by the exons ATGGTACTCAAGGAAATTCTTGATCCTGAGGGACCAATCCTTGAAAAGTGGAATCTGATATTTGTATTATCATGTCTCTTTGCTGTGTTACTGGATCCTTTGTTCCTCTACACTCCTCTAATCAACCAAGACATGAAGTGCATTGGActagacaaaaagttgaagataGCAGCTGTGGTTTTTCGATCGATCACAGATTTCGTTTATATAGTGAAAATCATTTTTCATGTTTATAAACTAGAAAAAG TAACAGTTATGGCTCTATGGCAGTCATCCATCCTAGTTGACGTTTTAGCTGTTCTCCCTATTCCACAA GTAGTAATTCTCAATTTCTTTAGGGGCTCGAGATCTTTGGAAGCAATGAAGTTTATGAACTTTCTAGTTCTCGTCCAATACGTTCCACGAGTTCTGCGCATCTATCTCGCATGTAAGGAGTTCAAAAATTCTCCAAAAGGAAAGTTTGGATTATGGATAAAAGGTGGACTCAATTTCTTTATGTACACTCTTGCTAGTCAT atATTTGGAGCCTTTTGGTACTTTTTCTCTATTCAACGAATGTTGACATGCTGGCGATATGCTTGTCGAAGTGAAGATGGATGTAAACCTAGTACTTTTGACTGTCATGATCATCGTAGCAACAGATATATCAGATTGCTAAATGATAAATGTCCTACAAATCCATCGGATTCAACGCTCTTTGATTTTGGCATATTTCTCGATGCTCTTCAATCAAGTATAGTTGGATCAAAAAATTATTCACAAAAGTTGTCGAAATGTTTTTGGTGGGGTCTACGAAATCTGAG TTCTCTCGGTTCAAACCTCCAACCTAGTATCAATACATGGGAGACCCTCTTCGCGACATTTACTTCTATTACTGGCTTGCTACTGTTTTTATACCTAATTGGAAATCTACAG ATGTATATGCAGGTGGAATCAGCAAGTAAAGAGCAACTACGATGGAAGACAGAACTTGAAAATATGATGAGAACTGAAAGAAAGATGAGAATTGAACGGAGCAAGGGTCTGGAGGTAGAACAATGGCTAGCCAAAAATGGTCTCCCTATGCGTTTAATGCCCGAGATCATGGAAAAGGTAGTACAAGTGGATTTAGAACAAAACAGGGATGTTGATGTGGAGAATATCCTTTCGATTCTTCCCTTGCAACTTCAAAGGGATATTTTAGTTTATAAGGAGAAGTTGGAAGAGGAAGGTCGAAAGATAGAGTTGTGGTTATCTGAAAATCGCCTCCCAATGCGTTTAAAGTCGGAGATCATGGAAAAGGTGGTGCAACAAAAACGTGACGAAAATAGGGATGTTCATGTGGATAATTTCCTATCTATTCTACCAGAGGAACGTCGGAGCTATATCGAAAGTTACAAACGGAAATTGCAAGAGAAAGACTTAGAAGTTGGCTCGTGGTTATCTAAAAATGGCATCCCCGTGGATACAAAGTCACAGATCATGGAGAAGGTTCAAGTAGAACTTGAAGAAAACAGGGATGTGGAAGTGAAGAATATCCTCTCCATTCTTCCTTCAGATCTCCAAAGACGTCTTGAATGGTATATGCCTTTGAGTAGGCTGAAGCGG GTGACATTGCTTGAAAGAATGGATGAAAGAGTGTTGAAAGCGATTTGTGAGAATCTTCAGCCTATAGAGTTTCCAGCCAAACTCGTCATTATGCAAGAGGATCAACCAATTGAAGATCTGTTCTTCATTGTAGTCGGATCTGTACGACGGCATTCGAGAAATAGGCCGATGTTCCAGGAATACGAAACTGAATTATGCGGAGAAGAACTTCTGGTTTGGCCATTAACAACCTCCTTTCCTGCCGTATTACCCAGAGCAACCAAGACCGTTATGGTGGGTGAAGGTTTTAGTGCCCTTCTCCTTACGGCCAGTGATATAAAGAGTGTCGGCTCTAAATTCAGACCACAGTGGGATCTCATTACTTCTTACTGGTTGACTATGCTAAAGAAA GTGCCAAAGCTTCAATATATGGATGAAGAAGTTTTGAAAGAATTCTTACCGCATCTTAACAAGCAGGATCAATTTGCAGCTAGATCCTCCTATGGTATTCAGGAGAATGTACCACTTAAATCCATGTACTTCATCACAGAGGGATCTCTAAAATTTACAAAAAGTGATAACGGTGATGAGGAGTTTTTTCGTTCTGCAGGGGAATTCTATGGAGAAGAACTCCTAGATTGGGTATTAGATACGTCCTTTCCTGCCATAACCCCCATTTCCACCCATTCTGCTCTTTGTAGCGATCACAATGAAGCTACTGTGTTGGCTATCACCGCCGAGGACTTAAAGAGTGTAGCTTCTAAATTCAGCTCGCACTTCAGCACCCTTCAAACGGATTCTCAATTTGATCTTTCAACTTTTGTCAACTTGACTAGGCTAAAGAAA gTGCCAAAACTTCAAACTATGGACGAAGAAGTTTTGAAAGCAATCTCTGAGCATCTTATAACCAAGGTGTTTAATTATCTGAAGATCATTGAAGAGGGAAAACCACTTCATATGATGTTATTCATTGTGAAGGGAAATGCATACCTAGAGAAGAAACATAGCACAGATACAGTGATGCTAAAGCCTGGACAATTCTATGGAGAAGAACTGCTAGATTGGCCATCATGGACCTCCTTTCCTACCATGCCCTTATCAATGTTCACTGTCAAAGTACACCATGGAGAAGCTGTTGAATTCCTTGTTCTCATGGCCAACGATCTGGAGAAAGTAGTGTCTAAATTCAGGTCGCATTTCAGCTAG
- the LOC112182534 gene encoding cyclic nucleotide-gated ion channel 1 isoform X2: protein MDNPEITLQEIVQSSVSNSEPTKGKFVVKDGHETSKRWSGLGTSKIAVGKMVLKEILDPEGPILEKWNLIFVLSCLFAVLLDPLFLYTPLINQDMKCIGLDKKLKIAAVVFRSITDFVYIVKIIFHVYKLEKVMALWQSSILVDVLAVLPIPQVVILNFFRGSRSLEAMKFMNFLVLVQYVPRVLRIYLACKEFKNSPKGKFGLWIKGGLNFFMYTLASHIFGAFWYFFSIQRMLTCWRYACRSEDGCKPSTFDCHDHRSNRYIRLLNDKCPTNPSDSTLFDFGIFLDALQSSIVGSKNYSQKLSKCFWWGLRNLSSLGSNLQPSINTWETLFATFTSITGLLLFLYLIGNLQMYMQVESASKEQLRWKTELENMMRTERKMRIERSKGLEVEQWLAKNGLPMRLMPEIMEKVVQVDLEQNRDVDVENILSILPLQLQRDILVYKEKLEEEGRKIELWLSENRLPMRLKSEIMEKVVQQKRDENRDVHVDNFLSILPEERRSYIESYKRKLQEKDLEVGSWLSKNGIPVDTKSQIMEKVQVELEENRDVEVKNILSILPSDLQRRLEWYMPLSRLKRVTLLERMDERVLKAICENLQPIEFPAKLVIMQEDQPIEDLFFIVVGSVRRHSRNRPMFQEYETELCGEELLVWPLTTSFPAVLPRATKTVMVGEGFSALLLTASDIKSVGSKFRPQWDLITSYWLTMLKKVPKLQYMDEEVLKEFLPHLNKQDQFAARSSYGIQENVPLKSMYFITEGSLKFTKSDNGDEEFFRSAGEFYGEELLDWVLDTSFPAITPISTHSALCSDHNEATVLAITAEDLKSVASKFSSHFSTLQTDSQFDLSTFVNLTRLKKVPKLQTMDEEVLKAISEHLITKVFNYLKIIEEGKPLHMMLFIVKGNAYLEKKHSTDTVMLKPGQFYGEELLDWPSWTSFPTMPLSMFTVKVHHGEAVEFLVLMANDLEKVVSKFRSHFS, encoded by the exons TTCAGTGTCAAATTCAGAACCAACTAAAGGAAAATTTGTCGTGAAAGATGGGCACGAGACAAGTAAAAGATGGTCAGGACTAGGGACTTCAAAGATTGCAGTAGGAAAAATGGTACTCAAGGAAATTCTTGATCCTGAGGGACCAATCCTTGAAAAGTGGAATCTGATATTTGTATTATCATGTCTCTTTGCTGTGTTACTGGATCCTTTGTTCCTCTACACTCCTCTAATCAACCAAGACATGAAGTGCATTGGActagacaaaaagttgaagataGCAGCTGTGGTTTTTCGATCGATCACAGATTTCGTTTATATAGTGAAAATCATTTTTCATGTTTATAAACTAGAAAAAG TTATGGCTCTATGGCAGTCATCCATCCTAGTTGACGTTTTAGCTGTTCTCCCTATTCCACAA GTAGTAATTCTCAATTTCTTTAGGGGCTCGAGATCTTTGGAAGCAATGAAGTTTATGAACTTTCTAGTTCTCGTCCAATACGTTCCACGAGTTCTGCGCATCTATCTCGCATGTAAGGAGTTCAAAAATTCTCCAAAAGGAAAGTTTGGATTATGGATAAAAGGTGGACTCAATTTCTTTATGTACACTCTTGCTAGTCAT atATTTGGAGCCTTTTGGTACTTTTTCTCTATTCAACGAATGTTGACATGCTGGCGATATGCTTGTCGAAGTGAAGATGGATGTAAACCTAGTACTTTTGACTGTCATGATCATCGTAGCAACAGATATATCAGATTGCTAAATGATAAATGTCCTACAAATCCATCGGATTCAACGCTCTTTGATTTTGGCATATTTCTCGATGCTCTTCAATCAAGTATAGTTGGATCAAAAAATTATTCACAAAAGTTGTCGAAATGTTTTTGGTGGGGTCTACGAAATCTGAG TTCTCTCGGTTCAAACCTCCAACCTAGTATCAATACATGGGAGACCCTCTTCGCGACATTTACTTCTATTACTGGCTTGCTACTGTTTTTATACCTAATTGGAAATCTACAG ATGTATATGCAGGTGGAATCAGCAAGTAAAGAGCAACTACGATGGAAGACAGAACTTGAAAATATGATGAGAACTGAAAGAAAGATGAGAATTGAACGGAGCAAGGGTCTGGAGGTAGAACAATGGCTAGCCAAAAATGGTCTCCCTATGCGTTTAATGCCCGAGATCATGGAAAAGGTAGTACAAGTGGATTTAGAACAAAACAGGGATGTTGATGTGGAGAATATCCTTTCGATTCTTCCCTTGCAACTTCAAAGGGATATTTTAGTTTATAAGGAGAAGTTGGAAGAGGAAGGTCGAAAGATAGAGTTGTGGTTATCTGAAAATCGCCTCCCAATGCGTTTAAAGTCGGAGATCATGGAAAAGGTGGTGCAACAAAAACGTGACGAAAATAGGGATGTTCATGTGGATAATTTCCTATCTATTCTACCAGAGGAACGTCGGAGCTATATCGAAAGTTACAAACGGAAATTGCAAGAGAAAGACTTAGAAGTTGGCTCGTGGTTATCTAAAAATGGCATCCCCGTGGATACAAAGTCACAGATCATGGAGAAGGTTCAAGTAGAACTTGAAGAAAACAGGGATGTGGAAGTGAAGAATATCCTCTCCATTCTTCCTTCAGATCTCCAAAGACGTCTTGAATGGTATATGCCTTTGAGTAGGCTGAAGCGG GTGACATTGCTTGAAAGAATGGATGAAAGAGTGTTGAAAGCGATTTGTGAGAATCTTCAGCCTATAGAGTTTCCAGCCAAACTCGTCATTATGCAAGAGGATCAACCAATTGAAGATCTGTTCTTCATTGTAGTCGGATCTGTACGACGGCATTCGAGAAATAGGCCGATGTTCCAGGAATACGAAACTGAATTATGCGGAGAAGAACTTCTGGTTTGGCCATTAACAACCTCCTTTCCTGCCGTATTACCCAGAGCAACCAAGACCGTTATGGTGGGTGAAGGTTTTAGTGCCCTTCTCCTTACGGCCAGTGATATAAAGAGTGTCGGCTCTAAATTCAGACCACAGTGGGATCTCATTACTTCTTACTGGTTGACTATGCTAAAGAAA GTGCCAAAGCTTCAATATATGGATGAAGAAGTTTTGAAAGAATTCTTACCGCATCTTAACAAGCAGGATCAATTTGCAGCTAGATCCTCCTATGGTATTCAGGAGAATGTACCACTTAAATCCATGTACTTCATCACAGAGGGATCTCTAAAATTTACAAAAAGTGATAACGGTGATGAGGAGTTTTTTCGTTCTGCAGGGGAATTCTATGGAGAAGAACTCCTAGATTGGGTATTAGATACGTCCTTTCCTGCCATAACCCCCATTTCCACCCATTCTGCTCTTTGTAGCGATCACAATGAAGCTACTGTGTTGGCTATCACCGCCGAGGACTTAAAGAGTGTAGCTTCTAAATTCAGCTCGCACTTCAGCACCCTTCAAACGGATTCTCAATTTGATCTTTCAACTTTTGTCAACTTGACTAGGCTAAAGAAA gTGCCAAAACTTCAAACTATGGACGAAGAAGTTTTGAAAGCAATCTCTGAGCATCTTATAACCAAGGTGTTTAATTATCTGAAGATCATTGAAGAGGGAAAACCACTTCATATGATGTTATTCATTGTGAAGGGAAATGCATACCTAGAGAAGAAACATAGCACAGATACAGTGATGCTAAAGCCTGGACAATTCTATGGAGAAGAACTGCTAGATTGGCCATCATGGACCTCCTTTCCTACCATGCCCTTATCAATGTTCACTGTCAAAGTACACCATGGAGAAGCTGTTGAATTCCTTGTTCTCATGGCCAACGATCTGGAGAAAGTAGTGTCTAAATTCAGGTCGCATTTCAGCTAG